The sequence CAACATTGCCGAACCAACCGGCCAGAAAAATGGCTGGTGAGATATCCGGGCTAGTACTGCTGCATTACATTGTTCCACGCATGCGCAAAGCCCCCCCTCCCCCATCACCACGGTTTTTTTTCTTGTTCTTGCTCTTCCTCTTGCTCTTGCCCTGCTCCAGTTTCAGCGGAGGCCGCAACATGCCCTTTGACCATGAAAAATCTGAGGCCTATCAGAAGAGCATGGACATTCCGGCAGTCAGTGATGAGGTGACGGCGAGTGGAAGACCAGATTTGTTTGGGCATTTGGAGCAGGAGCAAGATGAAGAGCAAGAGCAAGAAAAGACACCCGCGCCAGTCTGCCAGCGTGTCACATTGCTTCGCTTTTAGACGTTTTTAACCTGCCCGCCGCCTCAGTCGTTGGTGTACTCCGTGATGGCGGCCTCCTCGAAGACGGCGTGCATGATGGTGGTGCGGCCGTTGGTGGTGTAGACCAAGTGGACCTTCCCGTCCTTTGCCTGGACGAAATAGGGGTAGGCAAAGGTGTTGTCGCCCCCGGCGATGTTGCGCTTGTGGGGCCAGGTCTTCCCGCCGTCCTTGCTGACCGCGACGGTGAGGGGGGTGCGGTCGTTCATGTTGTCGTTGTAGACCAGCATCAGGCTGCCGCTGGCCAGCTTGATGAGGTCCACCGCCGAATTGCAGTTGGGGATGTCCGTGTTCACGCCGGGCGACCAGGTGCGCCCGCCGTCGTGCGAGTCACTGCGGATCATCCAGCCGTCGGTGGTGGGCTCGAAGTCGCCGCCCCGGCGCATGAAACAGAATAGATGGTCGTCCGTGAGCTGGACCACCTGCGCCTGAAGGTTTCCCGTGGGGGAAATAATGCGGGAACTCTCGGTCCAGGTGCGGGTTTTGGGGTCGTGGCGCAGGAAATAGCTGCACGTGTCCGCGGCGGACATTTCACGGTCCTCGCCCGTCTCGTGGTACACCGGCAGGAGATAGTTTCCGTCGTTCAGCACGATGGGCTGGCCGCGCACCATGGTGCCCTCCTCGTAGCTGAGGGTCACCGAGTCGGACCAGGTCTCCGCGCCGTCCTTGGACACTTTCGCCTTGATGCGTGAGGAGCACCAGGTCTCCCCGATGCGGTTGACATAGAAGAGCCAGACCAGCCCGTCGGGCGCCTGCCAAACCACGGGATTGCCGTCGCCCTGGAACGGGGTGTCCGCGATCACCGCCGGAAACGACCACATGTCCTCCCCGGCCTTCTGCCGCGACCCATAGACCGCCGTGCCGTCGTCGTACTCGTTCGCGCCGCCATAGTAGGCGATGTAGAGGTCGCCGTTCGCGAGCTGGGTGATGGCCGCGGGATGCTTGTAGGGGCCGGGATGCTCCTGGCCGAAGGCGCGGTATGTCTCCACATTTTTTTCGAACTCGGGCAGAATGAGCTGGGACCAGGCCGGAAGGGCCAGAAACCCAACAATGATCGCGGCGGCTGAAAAACGTCGCATGGTGTCTTCTCCTTTTCGGGCGTCCGCCCGCACACGGGGATTCAGTTCCGGATACGGTACGGGATTGCGGCGCCCCTGTCAACCATGGCGCGGGCATCCGCAGGGCAAACGCATCGAATACTGCCGTATCCCATTATCCCGCGCATTCGCAAAAACCCCTCTCCCCGTCATCCCGGTTTGTTCTTTCGCGGTAGGGACGCCGGTTACCCGGCGCCCCCCGCACAGATCCGTA comes from Candidatus Hydrogenedentota bacterium and encodes:
- a CDS encoding exo-alpha-sialidase; the protein is MRRFSAAAIIVGFLALPAWSQLILPEFEKNVETYRAFGQEHPGPYKHPAAITQLANGDLYIAYYGGANEYDDGTAVYGSRQKAGEDMWSFPAVIADTPFQGDGNPVVWQAPDGLVWLFYVNRIGETWCSSRIKAKVSKDGAETWSDSVTLSYEEGTMVRGQPIVLNDGNYLLPVYHETGEDREMSAADTCSYFLRHDPKTRTWTESSRIISPTGNLQAQVVQLTDDHLFCFMRRGGDFEPTTDGWMIRSDSHDGGRTWSPGVNTDIPNCNSAVDLIKLASGSLMLVYNDNMNDRTPLTVAVSKDGGKTWPHKRNIAGGDNTFAYPYFVQAKDGKVHLVYTTNGRTTIMHAVFEEAAITEYTND